TGAGAAAGTGGATTTAACATCAAATACGAAGGCTTTCCTTTTAAAAGACTTGGCCAGAAGCCAGGTTTTTCTATTGCATCTATTTATCATGTGAAAATCAGGTCCTATTTACATATGGAGGGCAGCGAGATGAAAATCATTGTAACGTATGATGTGAAACAAATTTTAACTGAAGAAAGCCGGGCTTCCTATCTAGATGAATGGCAAAAAGAACATGCCTCTCTTCTGCGGGAATGTGATCATCTTCAATTTGAAATGAAGCGCCTGCAAAAAAAACGCCCTTCTGATCAAAAGTGGATAGCTGATCAATTTGATAAAGAAATTCGGACAAGATCTGAACGAATGTCATTCCTTGATTTCAAAATGGATCAACTTGATCAGTTGACTTTAGGGTCTGAAATTCACGACGGTGAAATTCAATCCATTCAGGAAGTTCAAATTGGCGACGAGTGGCATGGAAGAGAGCAAAAAGGTAAAATAGTCGTAAAAGATGGGGTTGTGCAAAGCATCGTCCCTGACTCAAAAGGAAAGGATATTATGATATGACAGAA
The sequence above is drawn from the Pseudalkalibacillus hwajinpoensis genome and encodes:
- a CDS encoding YlqD family protein yields the protein MKIIVTYDVKQILTEESRASYLDEWQKEHASLLRECDHLQFEMKRLQKKRPSDQKWIADQFDKEIRTRSERMSFLDFKMDQLDQLTLGSEIHDGEIQSIQEVQIGDEWHGREQKGKIVVKDGVVQSIVPDSKGKDIMI